The following proteins are co-located in the Lichenicola cladoniae genome:
- a CDS encoding ParA family protein, whose translation MATISIASDKGGVSKTTSAILFAAELALDGYKVALVDADLNQQAVAFGLKADIVGLTVLGDVREDNILTMLRKAEAENEVVIVDLPGGSSTLALKALHRSHFVLVPSQASLPDVRAAMKTIAQIDDAQELARTPIARAILWTRVLSGFESRSARHVRESVEAEGQVPILRTQIMERAAFREIHITGKVPRQVDPSSSAAANVTAFAGELLTRIASLSEAAA comes from the coding sequence ATGGCGACGATCTCAATTGCCAGCGACAAAGGCGGCGTTTCGAAAACCACCAGCGCGATCTTGTTCGCAGCGGAGCTGGCCCTGGACGGTTATAAGGTGGCGTTGGTTGACGCTGACTTGAACCAACAGGCTGTCGCGTTCGGTCTCAAGGCGGACATCGTTGGGCTGACCGTGCTTGGTGACGTTCGTGAGGACAACATTTTGACCATGCTTCGAAAGGCTGAAGCTGAGAACGAGGTCGTTATTGTCGATTTGCCTGGTGGGTCATCAACTTTAGCGCTGAAGGCGCTGCATCGCTCACACTTTGTGCTGGTGCCTAGCCAAGCGTCGCTTCCCGACGTCCGCGCCGCGATGAAGACCATCGCTCAGATCGATGATGCGCAAGAGCTCGCTAGAACTCCGATTGCGCGCGCAATATTGTGGACCCGTGTGCTGTCTGGCTTCGAGAGCCGATCGGCTCGGCACGTGCGAGAAAGCGTAGAAGCCGAAGGGCAGGTGCCCATCTTGCGAACCCAGATTATGGAAAGAGCGGCGTTCCGGGAGATACACATCACTGGGAAAGTTCCTCGCCAGGTGGATCCCAGCAGCAGTGCTGCTGCAAACGTCACCGCATTCGCAGGCGAACTGCTCACGCGCATCGCCTCGCTGTCAGAAGCTGCGGCATGA
- a CDS encoding site-specific integrase — protein sequence MLRSTDQRPIQRCRRCTLTQPADEAESWLLLGPDPELETAIDLRPAPLKRPPALICAWFDDAADAVVPLHDGTLATARRAADAYARQAKATNTRRAYRAGVRAWCDWCDTHALKALPAQPEDIVAFLASERGRGCSVTTIKLRSASIRYLHHLAGVPLPTQHARVTETIAGIRRAAGLAGEHPRKKAAATLAVLIRILEPIGNDLVGLRDRALLLIGFAGALRRSELAAIRVEHLEPRAGGLQLTLPRSKGVRAGTSVTIAIPTGTTAYCPVKAVYRWMGAAGIREGAVFRRVWQPPAGGGHDQTSARSQILGSRAIDPRTVARIIQMRSEAVGFDPGVLGGHSLKRGALTEGMERGVHPTRLKQHGRHKSYAVLDEYLEMGDPFDGHPLAGVL from the coding sequence TTGCTAAGATCAACCGATCAACGTCCGATCCAGCGTTGCCGGAGATGCACCCTGACCCAGCCAGCCGACGAGGCCGAATCCTGGCTCCTGCTGGGGCCTGACCCCGAGCTTGAGACGGCAATCGACCTGCGGCCGGCGCCGCTGAAACGTCCGCCGGCCCTGATCTGCGCCTGGTTCGATGACGCCGCCGACGCCGTGGTGCCACTGCACGATGGCACGCTCGCCACCGCACGCCGCGCTGCGGATGCCTACGCGCGCCAGGCCAAAGCCACGAACACAAGACGCGCCTATCGTGCCGGCGTCCGCGCTTGGTGCGACTGGTGCGATACCCATGCCCTGAAGGCTTTGCCGGCCCAGCCGGAAGACATCGTCGCCTTCCTGGCGTCCGAGCGCGGCCGCGGCTGCTCGGTTACCACCATCAAGCTGCGCAGTGCCTCGATCCGCTACCTGCACCATCTGGCTGGTGTCCCGCTACCGACCCAGCATGCGCGGGTGACCGAGACCATCGCCGGGATCCGCCGCGCCGCCGGCCTCGCCGGCGAGCACCCACGCAAGAAGGCGGCCGCGACGCTCGCCGTCCTCATCCGCATCCTCGAGCCGATCGGCAACGACCTGGTCGGCCTGCGCGACCGGGCGCTGCTGCTAATCGGCTTCGCCGGCGCCCTGCGACGCTCGGAGCTTGCCGCCATCCGCGTGGAGCACCTCGAGCCCCGCGCCGGCGGCCTGCAGTTGACCCTGCCACGCTCTAAGGGCGTGCGGGCCGGCACCAGTGTGACCATCGCCATTCCGACGGGCACGACGGCCTACTGTCCGGTAAAGGCGGTGTATCGCTGGATGGGGGCGGCCGGGATCCGCGAAGGCGCGGTATTCCGGAGAGTGTGGCAGCCGCCGGCCGGCGGGGGACATGACCAGACGTCTGCACGCAGCCAGATCCTGGGCAGCCGGGCAATCGATCCCCGTACGGTGGCCCGGATCATCCAGATGCGATCCGAGGCGGTTGGTTTCGATCCTGGCGTCCTGGGCGGTCACAGCCTGAAGCGCGGCGCACTCACCGAGGGCATGGAACGCGGGGTGCACCCGACCAGGCTGAAGCAGCACGGCCGGCATAAGAGCTACGCTGTACTGGACGAGTATCTCGAGATGGGCGACCCGTTCGACGGGCACCCTCTCGCGGGTGTCTTGTGA